GAAAAGTCATCGACGACTTGCCAATTCTGGCCGTCGGTCGAGGCCTCGATGGTGAACCGATAGGGCTTCCACGCATATTCCGGGCGGATGAGCTGGCGCTGGATCGATTGCGTCGCGCCGAGATCCAGTTGAATCCATGCGCCCTTCGCGTCGCTGGCGGCGGCCCAGCGGGTGCCGTAGTTGTCGTCGAGCACGCAGGCCGCCGCGGTGAAGGCGTCGGCCTGGCTGGAGGCGGTGATCTTCGCGGCGGAGGAAAGTTTCGCCAGGGATTCGGCCCGGCCTTGCGCGAGCAGCGGCCCTTGGTGGGTGGGGTTGATTTTCTCGATGCGGCCATCGGGCGTGAAGGTGATCGGATCGACGCAGACCTGGCGTCCGACGAACTTGCGGTTAAACGGGACGCTGTGCCGGTGGTAGAGGATGTAGTCGCGACCCTCGCGCTGGAAGATGGCGTGGTGGCCGGGGCTGAGGATGTTGTTCGCCGGGTCGCTGGTGAGGACCGGGGTGTTGGGACCATCAACGAAGGGGCCGAAGGGAGTGTCGCCGACGGCATACTCGACGGCGTAGGTGGTCTCGGTGGTCTTGCCGGTCGAGTTCATCAGGAAGTAGCGGCCGTGGCGCTTCACCATGAACGGTCCCTCGAAGTAACGGGCGGGGGTCACGTCGTGAACTTCGCCGTCGAAGGTGACCATGTCGGGCTTGAGTTTCACCGCCCAGCAACGGCCGTTAACCCAGTTCCAGCCGGAGCCCCAGTAGAGGTAGGCCTGGCCGTCGTCGTCGATGAAGGCCTCGGCATCGATCATGTGGTAGCCGGGCTTTGCGTCGGACGGAATCAGCGGACGATCTCCGAGGGCGTTGTGCCAAGGGCCGAGCGGGTGGTCGGCCACCCCGGCCCACACCTCGCTGCCCACCGAGACATACATGTAGAACTTGCCGTCACGACCGGCGACGACGGAGGGCGCCCAGACTTTGGCGCCTTTGGAGGTCGGGCTGGTGCAGGCTTTTTTCGTGGGCCAGTTCAGGACACGGTAAGTCCAGTTTTTGAAGTCGGCGGACTCCCAGCATCCGAGGGTGTCGCCGCCCCAGGGATCGAGGGTGGCGTAGAGGTAGGTCTTGCCGCCGTCCTGAACGATGGAAGGGTCGGCGTAGTAGCCCGGCAGGATGGGGTTGGCCGAATGCGGTGTCCGGCCGAGCATCGCGTCGGGCGCAGACGTGTCGGCAACAAGCGGGAGCGCCGTGATGGCCAGCAAGGAGAGGAACGGGTATTTGAATTTCATTGGAAGAAGGAGGCTGCGGCGCGCCCGAGGTGGATCGTGTGTAATGGTTTCATGGATATAGCTTGGTCGGTTGGAATACGCCGATCACTCGAATTTGCGGATGCCGGGCCACATGGAATCAGTTTTTCCAGACGTTGTTGACGGGTTGGTCGTAGACCACCGCGATGATCGTGTCGGCGGGCGAGGATTCGCGGTCGATGCCGGTCACCGTGAT
The window above is part of the Chthoniobacterales bacterium genome. Proteins encoded here:
- a CDS encoding family 43 glycosylhydrolase translates to MKFKYPFLSLLAITALPLVADTSAPDAMLGRTPHSANPILPGYYADPSIVQDGGKTYLYATLDPWGGDTLGCWESADFKNWTYRVLNWPTKKACTSPTSKGAKVWAPSVVAGRDGKFYMYVSVGSEVWAGVADHPLGPWHNALGDRPLIPSDAKPGYHMIDAEAFIDDDGQAYLYWGSGWNWVNGRCWAVKLKPDMVTFDGEVHDVTPARYFEGPFMVKRHGRYFLMNSTGKTTETTYAVEYAVGDTPFGPFVDGPNTPVLTSDPANNILSPGHHAIFQREGRDYILYHRHSVPFNRKFVGRQVCVDPITFTPDGRIEKINPTHQGPLLAQGRAESLAKLSSAAKITASSQADAFTAAACVLDDNYGTRWAAASDAKGAWIQLDLGATQSIQRQLIRPEYAWKPYRFTIEASTDGQNWQVVDDFSKQPVSGSPIVSEKPVTARYLRLVFPDDVKGSDISLIEWTVLPK